Proteins from a genomic interval of Streptomyces sp. SID8374:
- a CDS encoding glutathione S-transferase C-terminal domain-containing protein, whose amino-acid sequence MSDTAGKSDGNTSYGHKPFKRSRSHFADRITADGRDGRPVEAGRYRLVVSRACPWASRSLVSRRLLGLEDALPLAVTDPIQDDRSWRFTLDPGGKDPVLGIRYLSEAYDAREHDYPGGVSVPAIVDVPSGQLVTNDYQQITLDLATEWTALHRPGAPDLYPEPLRAEIDEVMEGIYRDINNGVYKAGFASGQKEYDEAYEALFARLDQVSARLADRRYLVGDTITEADIRLFTTLVRFDAVYHGHFKCNRTKITEDPVLWAYVRDLYQTPGFGDTVDFDHIKRHYYQVHTGINPTGIVPLGPDLSGWTTPHHREQLGGRPFGDGTPPGPVREDERVTPADQV is encoded by the coding sequence ATGAGCGACACAGCAGGCAAGAGCGACGGCAACACCTCCTACGGCCACAAGCCGTTCAAGAGGTCCCGCAGCCACTTCGCCGACCGCATCACCGCCGACGGCCGCGACGGCCGGCCCGTCGAGGCGGGCCGCTACCGGCTCGTCGTCAGCCGGGCCTGCCCCTGGGCCAGCCGCTCCCTGGTCTCCCGGCGCCTCCTCGGCCTGGAGGACGCCCTGCCCCTGGCCGTCACCGACCCCATCCAGGACGACCGCAGCTGGCGCTTCACCCTGGACCCCGGCGGCAAGGACCCGGTGCTCGGCATCCGCTATCTGAGCGAGGCGTACGACGCCCGGGAGCACGACTACCCCGGCGGCGTCAGCGTCCCCGCGATCGTCGACGTACCGAGCGGACAGCTGGTCACCAACGACTACCAGCAGATCACCCTCGACCTCGCCACCGAGTGGACCGCCCTGCACCGCCCCGGCGCCCCCGACCTCTACCCCGAGCCGCTGCGCGCGGAGATCGACGAGGTCATGGAGGGCATCTACCGGGACATCAACAACGGGGTCTACAAGGCCGGGTTCGCCAGCGGCCAGAAGGAGTACGACGAGGCGTACGAGGCCCTCTTCGCCCGCCTCGACCAGGTCTCCGCCCGCCTCGCCGACCGCCGCTACCTGGTCGGCGACACCATCACCGAGGCCGACATCCGCCTCTTCACCACCCTGGTCCGCTTCGACGCGGTCTACCACGGCCACTTCAAGTGCAACCGTACGAAGATCACCGAGGACCCCGTCCTGTGGGCGTACGTCCGCGACCTCTACCAGACCCCCGGCTTCGGGGACACGGTCGACTTCGACCACATCAAGCGCCACTACTACCAGGTGCACACGGGCATCAACCCGACCGGCATCGTCCCCCTCGGCCCCGACCTCTCCGGCTGGACCACCCCGCACCACCGCGAACAGCTCGGCGGCCGCCCGTTCGGCGACGGCACCCCGCCGGGGCCCGTACGGGAGGACGAGCGGGTCACCCCGGCCGACCAGGTCTGA